In Pseudomonadota bacterium, the genomic stretch GCAGTTGGCGCGGCAGGCGCACGGTCGAACCGCCGGCCGGGAAAATCGCCCATTTGACTTCCTGCACGCCGAAACGCGCGGCTGGCACCGCGACGCGAATGTCGGTGCCCTGCACGATCTCCATGCCACCGGCGATGGCATGACCCTGGATGGCCGCGATCACCGGCTTGACCACGTCGAAGTCGCGCAGCAGCGCTGCTTCGAAGATGTTCGGATCGGCGAGCACGCGCTCGTCCCACTCGTTCTCGGCCCGATGGTTGCCGGCGATCAGCGGCACCAGCTGGCCGAGGTCGGCGCCGGCGCAGAATACCGGGCCCTTGCCGGCCAGCACCGCCACCCGCACGTTGTTGTCGTCGCGCACCGCGCGCCACGCGTCGGCGAGGCGCGCCGCGACCTCGGGATTGATGGCGTTACGCGCCTCGGGACGATTGAGCGTGACGGTGGCAATGTGCCCTTGAACGGAATACTCGACGACGGACATGGAAGGCTCCCCGGATGATGGACGTGAGGGCCTAGTCTAACCGCGCCTCGCGAGCTTGCGCAGGGTTTTCCAGCGGGCAGCGCGGTCGATGCGGACGCCGCCGGGCTGTAAT encodes the following:
- a CDS encoding enoyl-CoA hydratase/isomerase family protein; this translates as MSVVEYSVQGHIATVTLNRPEARNAINPEVAARLADAWRAVRDDNNVRVAVLAGKGPVFCAGADLGQLVPLIAGNHRAENEWDERVLADPNIFEAALLRDFDVVKPVIAAIQGHAIAGGMEIVQGTDIRVAVPAARFGVQEVKWAIFPAGGSTVRLPRQLPYARAMELLLTGDLISAEEALNCGFLNYVVDDPLAKAMEIANKIAANGPIAVQAIRRSARACLGVPEAQALKIETCISAPVFKTEDAKEGPASFMEKRPAVYKGK